A portion of the Gadus macrocephalus chromosome 10, ASM3116895v1 genome contains these proteins:
- the pttg1 gene encoding securin — protein MANIIFADRENLSLPGPTLKARQRLRSAPENLLKTPKHAKKLLTPVQSARKALGAVNNISGTPAASRHEMKPQKTQETKVKCIPQSKVEEYPDIEGFVPYDPLEFEKHYVPEDMVRFGYLALPGLASIPRSYCIPEEDFELIEPCTTTPSSSKVQHGSGDCSAELNAFLQTISELTIDLPSESD, from the exons ATGGCGAACATCATCTTTGCAGACAGGGAAAACCTCAGTCTCCCTGGACCCACCCTTAAGGCACGGCAGCGGCTCCGGTCTGCACCTG AGAATTTGCTGAAGACGCCCAAACATGCCAAGAAGCTCCTCACCCCAGTGCAGTCTGCTCGTAAGGCTCTGGGTGCAGTGAACAATATCAGTGGTACGCCTGCAGCTAGCAGGCATGAGATGAAACCTCAGAAGACCCAG GAAACTAAAGTCAAATGCATTCCTCAGAGCAAAGTGGAGGAGTACCCAGACATTGAGGGATTTGTACCCTATGACCCACTAG AGTTTGAAAAGCACTATGTACCAGAGGACATGGTTCGTTTCGGCTACCTAGCGCTGCCCGGACTGGCGTCCATTCCTCGAAGCTACTGTATCCCAGAAGAGGACTTTGAACTGATTGAACCGTGCACCACTACGCCGTCGTCATCCAAGGTTCAACACGGCTCAG GTGACTGTTCGGCAGAGCTGAACGCCTTCCTCCAGACCATCAGCGAGTTGACTATCGATCTACCTTCTGAATCTGACTGA
- the sowahd gene encoding ankyrin repeat domain-containing protein SOWAHD: MIFTSIRQCIYCNIMEGEMNEYSSSPQNDAFAGEERTETTCNVTEDPIPSPAGPWTSRGALARLSRYGKHILPNSFTRRSGLQRQLEVSDSTPGALHGYSADAPERGSLTPAMRKKYLKELLFNNTSNTGFGGVLSTNTTSTSSRDEQDTQRSDWALYPMEHAWMMSAVDGNYEAIFEFIADEPYLLTRKDFISGFSVLHWLAKSGHGETLTKLLKHAENVGSPADVNLRGSGGLTPLHVASMHSQFMVVKLLVGAFGAKVDVMDYNGKRAWQYLKGNAPLEMKELLGAWDEEHNTDYAQNANNSASCTPNPTPSVDPRLDEVDSLNRTRAEGRLVTYLRDVFQAFNFWGNK; encoded by the coding sequence ATGATATTTACATCCATACGTCAgtgtatttattgtaatatTATGGAAGGTGAGATGAATGAATACAGCAGTAGCCCACAAAACGATGCTTTCGCTGGGGAGGAACGCACTGAAACAACCTGTAATGTAACTGAGGATCCGATCCCAAGCCCCGCCGGACCGTGGACCAGCCGCGGGGCTCTGGCGCGGCTGTCGAGATATGGGAAGCATATTCTGCCCAATTCCTTCACGCGTAGGTCGGGATTACAGAGGCAGCTGGAGGTGAGTGACTCGACCCCGGGCGCTCTGCATGGGTACTCCGCTGACGCTCCGGAGAGAGGGTCGCTCACTCCAGCTATGCGTAAGAAATACCTGAAGGAATTACTGTTCAATAACACGTCAAATACTGGATTTGGTGGCGTGCTTTCAACGAATACGACGAGCACGTCTTCGAGGGATGAGCAAGACACCCAGCGATCGGACTGGGCTTTATATCCGATGGAGCACGCCTGGATGATGTCCGCTGTGGATGGAAACTATGAAGCCATATTTGAATTTATTGCTGACGAACCATACTTACTGACCAGGAAGGACTTTATTAGTGGCTTCTCTGTTCTCCACTGGTTGGCCAAGAGTGGACACGGTGAGACTTTGACTAAACTTTTAAAACACGCGGAAAACGTGGGAAGTCCAGCCGATGTGAATCTGAGAGGCAGCGGGGGTCTGACCCCCCTGCACGTCGCCAGTATGCACAGCCAGTTCATGGTGGTTAAACTGCTAGTCGGTGCCTTCGGTGCGAAAGTTGACGTGATGGACTACAATGGCAAGAGAGCCTGGCAGTATCTGAAGGGAAACGCCCCACTGGAGATGAAGGAGCTGCTGGGTGCGTGGGATGAGGAGCATAACACGGACTACGCGCAGAACGCCAACAACAGTGCATCGTGTACGCCAAACCCGACCCCAAGTGTGGACCCCCGGTTGGACGAGGTGGACTCGCTTAACAGGACCAGAGCTGAGGGTCGGCTTGTCACATATTTAAGAGACGTGTTCCAGGCTTTCAATTTCTGGGGGAATAAATGA
- the rpl39 gene encoding 60S ribosomal protein L39, with translation MSSHKTFKIKRFLAKKQKQNRPIPQWIRMKTGNKIRYNSKRRHWRRTKLGL, from the exons ATG TCGTCCCACAAGACGTTCAAGATCAAGCGCTTCCTTGCTaagaagcagaagcagaacAGGCCGATCCCTCAGTGGATCCGAATGAAGACTGGGAATAAGATCAG GTACAATTCCAAGAGGAGACACTGGAGGAGGACAAAGCTTGGCCTGTAA
- the upf3b gene encoding regulator of nonsense transcripts 3B: MKEDKENTRPKERRMEGKCEEGEKIEKLKERREAMTKIVIRRLPPSLTKEELEEQLQPLPELDYLEFFSSDTSLSPHVFSRAYINFKQQEDIVLFRDRFDGYVFIDGKGQEYTAVVEFAPFQKIGKKRIKKRDAKCGTIDDDPDYERFLEVYNGHDDEKMTSTPETLLEELEAKTKELGARKTTPLLDFLKNKQRIREEKKEERKRRELERKRQRDEERRKWRDEERRRRKDNDKMKKPDRPSDKDQVKEEPKIKLLRKPDRGEEMDTEKPKDKPKRLERPMKDDKVMGSLDLKKRTIIDNKEDRPRKVDEEGRKEFRERDTVRDRERDAVRDRDAVRDRDAVRDRDVVRDRDVVRDRERDRERDRERRQKEKDRIRRQDEDRRRRRERHDGENACRKREEAGKRDKERDWDKKRGGSANESAANERSAKDNRKEENMKRDRMRNKDRPAIQLYQPGARNRNRGGGGGGGGGGSGGESQPAEGKPDNESKRANDMGDD, translated from the exons ATGAAGGAGGACAAGGAGAACACCCGCCccaaggagaggaggatggaggggaaatgcgaggagggagagaagatcgagaagctgaaggagaggagagaggcgatGACAAAG ATCGTGATCAGACGTCTGCCCCCGAGCCTCAccaaggaggagctggaggagcagctgcAGCCGCTGCCAGAACTCGACTATCTGGAGTTCTTCTCCAGTGACACCAG CCTCTCCCCCCACGTCTTTTCAAGGGCGTATATTAACTTCAAACAACAAGAGGACATTGTCCTCTTCAGAGATAGATTTGATGGATATGTTTTCATCGATGGCAAAG GACAAGAATATACCGCTGTTGTGGAGTTTGCGCCTTTTCAGAAGATTGGCAAGAAAAGAATCAAAAAACGAGATGCAAAGTGTGGAACCATAGATGATG ATCCTGATTACGAAAGATTCCTGGAAGTATATAATGGACATGATGATGAAAAGATGACATCCACTCCAGAGACTCTCTTGGAAGAGCTTGAGGCGAAAACCAAAGAGCTTGGTG CCAGAAAAACAACTCCCCTCTTGGACTTTCTGAAGAATAAGCAG AGaatcagagaggagaagaaggaggagaggaagaggagggagctTGAACGCAAGAGACAGCGTGACGAGGAACGCCGTAAGTGGCGCGACGAAGAGCGACGGAGACGCAAAGACAACGACAAGATGAAGAAACCGGACCGGCCCTCAGACAAAGACCAAGTGAAGGAGGAGCCCAAGATCAAG CTCCTGAGGAAAccagacagaggggaggagatggacaCGGAGAAGCCTAAAGACAAGCCGAAGAGACTCGAGAGGCCAATGAAAGACGATAAAGTGATGGGCAGTTTGGATCTGAAGAAGAGGACGATAATCGATAACAAAGAAGACCGACCCAGGAA GGTCGATGAGGAGGGACGCAAAGAGTTCCGGGAGCGTGACACCGTCCGGGACCGGGAACGTGACGCTGTTCGAGACCGGGACGCCGTCCGAGACCGGGACGCCGTTCGTGACCGGGACGTTGTCAGAGACCGGGACGTTGTCAGAGACCGGGAACGCGAccgggagagggacagggaacgCCGGCAGAAGGAGAAGGACCGCATCCGGCGTCAGGACGAGGacaggaggcggcggcgggagCGCCACGACGGCGAGAACgcctgcaggaagagagaagaggcCGGGAAGCGGGACAAGGAGCGCGACTGGGACAAGAAGAGGGGAGGCAGCGCCAACGAGTCTGCCGCCAACGAGCGGTCGGCCAAGGACAACCGGAAGGAAGAGAATATGAAGAGAGATCGCATGCGCAACAAG GATCGACCTGCCATCCAGCTCTATCAGCCAGGGGCCCGCAACCGCAACCGTggtggcggagggggaggaggtggggggggcagtgggggagAGTCCCAGCCGGCAGAAGGAAAGCCCGACAACGAGTCCAAGAGAGCCAACGACATGGGAGACGATTGA
- the ndufa1 gene encoding NADH dehydrogenase [ubiquinone] 1 alpha subcomplex subunit 1, protein MWYEILPGLAIMTACLIIPGAATIQIHKFTNGGKEKRLARVPYQWYLMERDKRVSGKGEYHQSKGLENIQ, encoded by the exons ATGTGGTATGAGATACTGCCCGGGTTGGCCATCATGACCGCGTGTCTCATCATCCCTGGAGCCGCGACGATACAGATCCACAAGTTCACCAACGGAGGGAAG GAGAAGAGACTAGCCCGGGTCCCTTACCAGTGGTATCTGATGGAGAGGGACAAGAGGGTGTCTGGGAAGGGAGAGTACCATCAATCCAAG gGACTTGAAAACATTCAATGA
- the nkap gene encoding NF-kappa-B-activating protein: protein MPIYDRSSDRNPDGGRDHSPGRTRDRSPGRTRDHSPGRTRDHSPGRTRDHSPARPRRRSRSRSRSGSHGGRDLSPDYFGPKLPKPRNREREREEHEHRLHEARNIKRIRMGSPRRSRSRSRERHGQWTEQRGGPNDYYDQQRDDAQRQRQEAFIARRLQERERIGELGSPEVWGYSPRVKEPDSDEFTPVEDVKNSSSDDSSDDDKKKKKKKKKKSKKKKSKKHSEDSGSGSDSDEEEVKKKKKKKKSKKSKKSKKKKVKKSKKASSGSSSEESGGEEGEEEDEDGGLVWVEKTCMDENLVGPEAPLAQMSQDDKPLDFGHALLPGEGAAMAEYVKAGKRIPRRGEIGLTSDEIANFEKSGFVMSGSRHRRMEAVRLRKENQIYSADEKRALASFNQEERRKRESKILSSFREMVYRKTKGKDEK from the exons ATGCCCATCTACGACCGCTCATCAGACCGAAACCCCGACGGTGGCAGAGACCATAGTCCGGGCCGGACCAGAGACAGGAGTCCCGGCCGGACCAGAGACCACAGTCCCGGCCGGACCAGAGACCACAGTCCCGGTCGGACCAGAGACCACAGTCCCGCTCGTCCCCGGCGGCGGAGCAGGTCTCGGTCCCGCAGTGGAAGCCACGGAGGCCGAGATTTGTCTCCGGACTACTTCGGTCCAAAACTTCCGAAGCCCCGAAACAGGGAAAGGGAACGAGAAGAACACGAGCACCGGCTCCATGAGGCCCGGAACATCAAGAGGATCCGCATGGGGAGCCCCCGCCGGAGCCGCTCCAGGTCCAGGGAGAGGCACGGCCAATGGACGGAGCAGCGGGGCGGGCCGAACGACTACTACGACCAGCAGCGGGACGACGCGCAGCGGCAGCGCCAGGAGGCCTTCATCGCCAG GCGGTTACAGGAACGGGAGAGGATTGGGGAACTGGGCTCCCCTGAAGTGTGGGGGTATTCTCCCAGAGTCAAGGAACCAGA CTCTGACGAATTCACACCCGTTGAAGATGTGAAAAACAGCAGTTCAGATGACAGCTCAGACG AcgataagaagaagaagaaaaagaagaagaagaaatccaaaaagaagaaaagcaaGAAGCACTCAGAAGACAGCGGGTCCGGGTCAGATTCTGACG AGGAAGAagtgaaaaagaagaaaaaaaagaagaaaagcaaAAA GTCGAAGAAgtccaagaagaagaaggtgaagaagagCAAGAAGGCGTCCAGTGGTTCCAGCAGTGAGGAgtccgggggggaggagggcgaggaggaggacgaggacggggGGCTGGTGTGGGTGGAGAAGACCTGCATGGACGAGAACCTGGTGGGCCCTGAAGCCCCGCTGGCTCAGATGTCTCAGGACGACAAACCTCTCGA TTTCGGCCACGCCCTCTTGCCGGGTGAAGGTGCGGCCATGGCGGAGTACGTGAAGGCGGGAAAGCGTATCCCGAGAAGAGGAGAAATCGGACTGACCAGTGATGAGATCGCCAACTTCGAAAAATCTGGCTTTGTAATGAGCGGTAGCAG ACATCGCCGTATGGAGGCTGTGCGTTTGAGAAAGGAGAACCAGATCTACAGTGCGGACGAGAAGAGGGCGCTGGCCTCCTTCAACCAGGAGGAGCGGCggaagagggagagcaagatCCTCTCCAGCTTCAGGGAGATGGTGTACAGGAAAACCAAAGGCAAAGATGAGAAGTGA
- the zbtb33 gene encoding transcriptional regulator Kaiso — MPNLKLISATDTQYSAAVLRSMNDQRNHGLFCDVTIIIQDKKFRAHKTILSASSTYFHQLFSVAGQVIELNFIKAEIFEQILNYIYSSKITRVRSDMLEELISAGKILGVKFLANLGTLLSQVKGLPGLSKDPECKSGASTKVMPIITESFSISAEEFNQTCKSADDDGDSDNDDVMFVSETDSKKTEETPKPAVIDLDAGESGDATSDKKREPQNTAGEMSPPKAEDAALSALKGSPQVVPVSRPNLSPNTSSSIPCPPARMSSGATPTTPVSSLHSLTPVSPNTPQPCDSSDMMGVHKKQVCTTAQQGDFKIRLSDMSSGANFPQAAVVAKKTITLDKALEIDALSSGCKVYANIGEDTYDIVPVKEDPDEGGSKAAKGKRALMATPLKPFEEGMASPTGSPSNKKIKSEPEDHYELIMDGKTFYVCMVCKRPYVCLTSLRRHFNTHSWEKKYPCRYCNKVFALAEYRTKHEAHHTGERRYQCLLCNDMFLNYQVLSTHCKQAHNQDPSGRKEKDATPNNLYRLLPYKSLPTQPSGWPAHEGGVRMIGEDGSVQHVMAGVGGGGGGEMQSPTQQSKVLSWNDIFVDSDARSRPGMNPPQQQQGNPEFDFVIPETY; from the coding sequence ATGCCGAACCTCAAGCTGATCTCTGCCACGGACACACAGTACTCCGCTGCTGTGCTGAGGTCCATGAACGACCAAAGGAACCATGGACTATTCTGCGACGTCACGATAATCATACAGGACAAGAAGTTCAGAGCCCACAAAACGATTCTGTCCGCCTCCAGCACTTACTTTCACCAGCTCTTCTCCGTCGCCGGGCAGGTCATCGAACTGAACTTTATCAAAGCGGAAATCTTTGAACAGATCCTCAATTACATTTACAGTTCCAAGATCACCCGCGTCCGATCCGACATGCTGGAGGAGCTCATCAGCGCCGGAAAGATACTGGGCGTCAAGTTCCTCGCCAACTTGGGGACGCTTTTGTCCCAAGTGAAGGGCTTACCGGGTCTGTCGAAAGACCCCGAGTGCAAGAGCGGCGCGTCCACCAAGGTGATGCCCATCATCACCGAGTCCTTCTCCATATCGGCCGAGGAATTTAACCAGACGTGCAAATCTGCCGACGACGACGGGGACTCCGATAACGACGACGTCATGTTCGTCTCGGAAACGGATTCCAAGAAGACGGAGGAGACTCCGAAGCCGGCGGTGATCGACCTGGACGCCGGCGAGTCGGGAGACGCAACGTCGGACAAAAAGCGGGAACCGCAAAATACTGCGGGGGAGATGAGTCCACCCAAAGCAGAAGACGCAGCGCTGTCCGCGTTGAAGGGGTCCCCCCAGGTGGTCCCGGTCTCCCGGCCCAACCTGAGCCCCAACACATCCTCCAGCATCCCCTGCCCCCCGGCCCGGATGTCCTCCGGAGCCACGCCCACCACGCCGGTGTCCAGCCTGCACAGCCTCACCCCCGTGTCCCCCAACACGCCGCAGCCCTGCGACAGCAGCGACATGATGGGCGTCCACAAGAAGCAGGTGTGCACCACGGCCCAGCAGGGGGACTTTAAGATCCGCCTCTCGGACATGTCGTCCGGGGCCAACTTCCCCCAGGCGGCCGTGGTGGCCAAGAAGACCATCACGCTGGACAAGGCCCTGGAGATCGACGCCCTCTCGTCGGGGTGCAAGGTGTACGCCAACATCGGCGAGGACACGTACGACATCGTCCCCGTGAAGGAGGACCCCGACGAGGGCGGCTCCAAGGCGGCCAAGGGGAAGCGGGCGCTGATGGCCACGCCCCTGAAGCCCTTCGAGGAGGGCATGGCGTCGCCGACCGGCAGCCCCAGCAATAAGAAGATCAAGAGCGAGCCGGAGGACCACTACGAGCTCATCATGGACGGGAAGACCTTCTACGTGTGCATGGTCTGCAAGCGACCCTACGTGTGCCTCACCAGCCTGCGGCGGCACTTCAACACCCACTCGTGGGAGAAGAAGTACCCGTGCCGCTACTGCAACAAGGTGTTCGCGCTGGCCGAGTACCGGACTAAGCACGAGGCGCATCACACCGGGGAGCGTCGGTACCAGTGCCTGCTGTGCAACGACATGTTCCTCAACTACCAGGTGCTGTCCACGCACTGCAAGCAGGCGCACAACCAGGACCCGTCGGGCCGCAAGGAGAAGGACGCCACCCCCAACAACCTGTACCGCCTGCTGCCCTACAAGTCCCTCCCCACGCAGCCCTCGGGCTGGCCCGCCCACGAGGGCGGCGTCCGCATGATCGGGGAGGACGGCAGCGTGCAGCACGTCATGGCCGgcgtgggcggcggcggcggcggggagatGCAGTCTCCCACGCAGCAGAGTAAGGTTTTGAGCTGGAACGATATCTTCGTGGATTCCGACGCCCGGTCGCGGCCGGGCATGAACcccccgcagcagcagcagggcaaTCCCGAGTTCGACTTTGTCATCCCGGAGACCtactga